From Pandoraea vervacti, the proteins below share one genomic window:
- the xdhB gene encoding xanthine dehydrogenase molybdopterin binding subunit yields MNTQVEGFMTQTAQTAAQVGRSRPHESAELHVAGEATYTDDIPELQGTLHCALGPSPKAHARILSLDLDAVRRAPGVVAVLTAADIPGVNDCGPVVHDDPILADGIVQYIGQPMFAVVAESHDAARRAARLARGEFEDLPAILTPQAAKAAGAGVIPPMQLRRGDADAALQASPNRLTGTFECNGQEQFYLEGQISYAIPKENDGLQIYCSTQHPSEMQALVSHALGWHSHQVQVECRRMGGGFGGKESQSGLFACVAALCATRLKRPVKLRLDRDDDFMMTGKRHGFYFEYDVGFDDDGRITGAKVDMTLRAGFSADLSGPVATRAICHFDNAYYVPDADLRALCGKTNTQSNTAFRGFGGPQGALIMEVLQDAIARRLGKDALDVRRVNFYGKTERNVTPYGQLVKDNIIHELVSELERTSDYRARRDAVRAFNRTSPVLRKGLALTPLKFGISFNVQAFNQAGALVHVYRDGSMLVNHGGTEMGQGLNTKVAQVVAHELGVDLSHVRVTATDTSKVANTSATAASTGADLNGKAAQNAAWQIRERLATFAAQKYGGSAKDVSFANDIVSVNGNDIPFPELVEAAYWARVQLWSDGFYATPGLSWDAKTMNGNPFYYFAYGAAVSEVMLDTLTGEWRLLRADVLHDAGKSINPALDIGQVEGAFIQGMGWLTTEELWWNKDGRLMTHAPSTYKIPGISDCPTDFRVALYENANVMDSIHRSKAVGEPPLLLPFSVFNALRDAVASVNDYRDEPVLNAPATSEALLMAITELRSRSAA; encoded by the coding sequence ATGAACACGCAAGTTGAAGGCTTCATGACGCAGACCGCTCAGACCGCCGCACAGGTCGGCCGCTCGCGCCCGCACGAGTCGGCCGAGCTTCACGTGGCCGGCGAGGCCACGTACACCGACGACATCCCCGAACTGCAAGGCACGCTGCACTGCGCGCTCGGCCCGTCGCCCAAGGCGCACGCCCGCATCCTGTCGCTGGATCTCGACGCCGTGCGTCGTGCGCCGGGTGTGGTCGCCGTGCTCACCGCCGCCGACATCCCCGGCGTGAACGACTGCGGCCCCGTCGTGCACGACGACCCGATTCTCGCGGACGGCATCGTCCAGTACATCGGGCAGCCGATGTTCGCCGTGGTGGCCGAATCGCACGACGCCGCCCGCCGCGCCGCACGTCTGGCCAGGGGCGAATTCGAAGACCTGCCTGCCATCCTCACGCCGCAAGCCGCCAAAGCCGCCGGCGCAGGCGTGATCCCGCCGATGCAACTGCGTCGCGGCGACGCCGATGCCGCCCTGCAGGCTTCGCCGAACCGTCTCACCGGCACGTTCGAATGCAACGGGCAGGAGCAGTTCTATCTCGAAGGCCAGATCTCGTACGCGATTCCCAAGGAAAACGACGGTCTGCAGATTTATTGCTCGACGCAGCACCCGAGCGAGATGCAGGCGCTGGTCTCGCACGCGCTGGGCTGGCATAGCCATCAGGTGCAGGTCGAATGCCGTCGCATGGGCGGCGGTTTCGGCGGCAAGGAGTCGCAGTCGGGCCTGTTCGCCTGCGTCGCCGCGCTGTGCGCGACGCGTCTGAAGCGGCCGGTGAAGCTGCGTCTGGATCGCGACGACGACTTCATGATGACGGGCAAGCGTCACGGCTTCTATTTCGAATACGACGTCGGCTTCGACGACGACGGCCGCATCACCGGCGCCAAGGTCGACATGACGTTGCGCGCCGGCTTCTCGGCGGACTTGTCCGGCCCCGTCGCCACACGCGCCATCTGCCACTTCGACAACGCCTACTACGTGCCGGATGCCGATCTGCGCGCCCTGTGCGGCAAGACGAACACCCAGTCGAACACCGCGTTTCGCGGCTTTGGCGGCCCGCAAGGCGCGCTCATCATGGAAGTGCTGCAAGACGCCATCGCGCGGCGTCTGGGCAAAGATGCCCTCGACGTTCGCCGGGTGAACTTCTATGGCAAGACCGAGCGCAACGTCACGCCGTACGGGCAACTCGTGAAGGACAACATCATTCACGAACTGGTCTCGGAACTGGAGCGCACCAGCGACTACCGCGCGCGGCGCGACGCGGTTCGCGCCTTCAACCGTACGAGCCCGGTACTACGCAAGGGGCTGGCGCTCACGCCGCTCAAGTTCGGTATCTCGTTCAACGTGCAGGCCTTCAATCAGGCCGGCGCCCTGGTGCACGTCTACCGCGACGGTTCGATGCTCGTGAACCACGGCGGCACCGAAATGGGTCAGGGCCTGAACACGAAGGTCGCGCAGGTCGTCGCCCACGAGCTAGGGGTGGACCTCTCGCACGTGCGTGTGACGGCCACCGACACGAGCAAGGTCGCGAACACCTCGGCGACGGCCGCGTCGACCGGCGCCGACCTGAACGGCAAGGCCGCGCAGAACGCCGCATGGCAGATCCGCGAGCGTCTGGCCACGTTCGCCGCGCAAAAGTACGGCGGCTCGGCCAAGGACGTGAGCTTCGCCAACGACATCGTCAGCGTGAACGGCAACGACATCCCCTTCCCCGAACTCGTGGAAGCCGCCTACTGGGCACGCGTGCAACTGTGGTCCGACGGTTTCTATGCCACGCCGGGCCTGTCATGGGACGCCAAGACGATGAACGGCAATCCGTTCTACTACTTTGCCTACGGCGCCGCGGTCTCGGAAGTGATGCTCGACACGCTCACCGGCGAGTGGCGTCTGCTGCGCGCCGATGTGCTGCACGACGCCGGCAAGTCGATCAATCCGGCGCTCGACATCGGTCAGGTCGAAGGTGCGTTCATTCAGGGCATGGGCTGGCTGACGACGGAGGAGCTGTGGTGGAACAAGGACGGCAGGCTCATGACGCACGCGCCGTCCACCTACAAGATTCCCGGCATCAGCGATTGCCCGACGGACTTTCGCGTCGCGCTGTATGAAAACGCCAACGTCATGGACTCGATCCATCGCTCGAAGGCGGTCGGCGAGCCGCCGCTGCTGCTGCCGTTCTCGGTGTTCAACGCGCTGCGCGATGCGGTGGCGAGCGTCAACGACTATCGCGACGAGCCGGTACTGAATGCACCGGCCACGTCCGAGGCGCTCCTTATGGCGATCACCGAACTTCGCAGCCGGAGCGCCGCCTGA
- a CDS encoding cation:proton antiporter: protein MHHAIDFIQDLAVIMLLAGIVTVIFNRFRQPVVLGYIVAGVIIGPYTPPFALIHDEKTIGILAELGVVFLMFSLGLEFSLRKLARVGVTAFVAAITEIVLMLWIGYEIGRFFGWKAMDSIFLGAMLAVSSTTIIVKALDELGMKRERFAQLIFGVLIVEDVLAIGMIALLSGIAISGQVDAGEATFTLGKLLLFMVVSLVVGILLVPRILAYVAKFKSDEMLLVVVLGLCFGFCLLVIQMGYSVALGAFLIGAIMAEARELHTIERLVAPLRDMFSAVFFVTIGLLLDPHVLVTYVWPILVITVAVVVGKIVSCGLGSYLSGQDGRTSMRVGMGLSQIGEFSFIIASLGLSLKVTSDFLYPIAVAVSVITTLLTPYLIKSADPFTGWLGRAMPGRLSYVLGQYTQWLQSIQLTGDSATIVTIVRRIVVSVAINLALVVTIFLGGAFFYRRLAELMKPWVSDPSLQSAVVWGGALVLSLPFLIAVYRKLKSLSLLLVELSVPPSLTGRYTFQVRRVVAEILPIAAMVGVILLVAALSASILPSTEMIVLIVAGTVVLAILMRSWFVRMHAKLQIALKETLEHQPDGEHGGGGSSSH, encoded by the coding sequence ATGCATCACGCCATCGACTTCATTCAGGATCTGGCCGTCATCATGCTGCTGGCGGGCATCGTGACGGTCATCTTCAACCGGTTCCGGCAACCGGTCGTGCTCGGCTATATCGTGGCTGGCGTGATCATCGGGCCTTACACGCCGCCGTTTGCGCTCATCCATGACGAGAAGACCATCGGAATCCTTGCCGAACTCGGTGTCGTGTTCCTGATGTTCTCGCTGGGTCTGGAGTTCAGTCTGCGCAAGCTTGCGCGGGTGGGCGTGACGGCGTTCGTCGCGGCCATCACCGAGATTGTGCTCATGCTCTGGATCGGCTACGAGATCGGCCGCTTCTTCGGCTGGAAGGCGATGGACTCGATCTTTCTGGGCGCCATGCTGGCCGTCTCCTCGACGACCATCATCGTCAAGGCGCTCGATGAACTCGGCATGAAGCGGGAACGTTTCGCGCAACTGATCTTCGGCGTGCTGATCGTGGAAGATGTGCTCGCCATCGGCATGATCGCGCTGCTCTCGGGTATCGCCATCAGCGGTCAGGTCGACGCCGGCGAGGCCACCTTCACGCTGGGCAAGCTGCTGCTATTCATGGTCGTGTCGCTGGTCGTGGGCATCTTGCTGGTGCCCCGCATCCTGGCCTACGTGGCGAAATTCAAGAGCGACGAGATGTTGCTGGTCGTCGTGCTCGGCCTGTGCTTCGGCTTCTGTCTGCTCGTCATCCAGATGGGGTACAGCGTGGCGCTCGGCGCGTTCCTGATCGGCGCGATCATGGCCGAAGCGCGTGAACTCCACACGATCGAACGGCTGGTTGCACCGCTCAGAGACATGTTCAGCGCGGTCTTCTTCGTCACGATCGGCCTCTTGCTGGATCCGCACGTTCTGGTCACGTACGTGTGGCCGATCCTCGTGATCACGGTGGCCGTGGTGGTAGGCAAGATCGTCTCGTGCGGGCTCGGTTCCTATCTGTCGGGGCAGGACGGGCGAACGTCCATGCGTGTCGGCATGGGACTCTCGCAGATCGGCGAATTCTCGTTCATCATTGCGTCGCTCGGGCTCTCGCTCAAGGTCACCAGCGACTTCCTCTATCCGATTGCCGTGGCCGTCTCGGTCATTACCACGCTGCTGACGCCGTATCTCATCAAGAGCGCCGATCCGTTCACCGGCTGGCTGGGACGGGCGATGCCGGGCCGTCTGTCGTACGTGCTCGGGCAGTACACCCAGTGGCTGCAAAGCATTCAGTTGACGGGAGACAGCGCCACGATCGTGACGATCGTGCGTCGCATCGTCGTGAGCGTGGCGATCAATCTGGCGCTTGTCGTGACGATTTTCCTGGGCGGCGCCTTCTTCTATCGCCGTCTTGCCGAACTGATGAAGCCATGGGTCTCGGATCCGAGCCTGCAAAGTGCCGTCGTGTGGGGCGGCGCACTGGTGCTGTCGTTGCCGTTCCTGATCGCGGTGTATCGCAAGCTCAAGTCGCTGTCGTTGTTGCTGGTGGAACTGTCGGTACCGCCGAGTCTGACGGGGCGCTACACGTTCCAGGTGCGGCGCGTGGTGGCCGAGATCCTGCCGATTGCCGCCATGGTCGGCGTCATTCTCCTGGTGGCGGCGCTCTCGGCGAGTATCCTGCCGTCCACCGAGATGATCGTGCTGATCGTGGCAGGGACGGTGGTGCTGGCCATCCTCATGCGCAGCTGGTTCGTGCGGATGCACGCCAAGCTGCAGATCGCCCTCAAGGAAACGCTCGAACACCAGCCCGACGGCGAGCATGGCGGTGGCGGATCGTCGTCGCATTGA
- a CDS encoding GntR family transcriptional regulator, translating to MPNDTAFESRHNADAVTATDISPTTPDGRSLTERAYEAIKYDIITLRLRPGEILNEAQLMQSTGLGRTPVHQAMHRLALEGLLVILPRKGAMVAPVSLNDALEIIDVRMINETYCVELAARAATPGDLAAMRAVLAGSREAIATRDVAQMMRIDRDFHLAISRTSRNHTLAELLRGLHERSLRFWFLALSTPSHLEGVYEEHLELFEALAAHDGERARRAIARHIEEFRTHILKAI from the coding sequence ATGCCCAACGACACAGCCTTCGAGTCACGTCACAATGCCGATGCAGTAACGGCCACCGACATTTCGCCAACGACGCCTGATGGCCGCAGCCTGACCGAGCGCGCTTACGAAGCGATCAAGTACGACATCATCACGCTGCGTCTGCGCCCTGGCGAGATCCTCAACGAAGCGCAACTGATGCAGTCGACGGGACTCGGACGCACACCGGTGCACCAGGCCATGCACCGGCTGGCGCTCGAGGGGCTGCTGGTGATCCTGCCGCGCAAAGGCGCGATGGTCGCGCCCGTCTCGCTGAACGACGCCCTCGAGATCATCGACGTGCGCATGATCAACGAGACGTATTGCGTTGAACTCGCGGCGCGAGCGGCAACCCCGGGCGACCTCGCCGCCATGCGCGCCGTCCTGGCGGGGTCGCGCGAGGCCATTGCAACGCGAGATGTCGCGCAAATGATGCGTATCGACCGCGATTTCCATCTCGCGATCTCGCGGACCTCGCGCAACCATACACTCGCAGAGTTGCTGCGCGGTCTGCACGAGCGCTCGCTGCGCTTCTGGTTTCTCGCCCTGTCGACGCCCAGCCATCTGGAGGGCGTCTATGAAGAGCATCTCGAACTGTTCGAAGCGCTTGCCGCGCACGACGGCGAGCGGGCCCGACGGGCCATCGCCCGTCACATCGAAGAATTCCGCACCCATATTCTGAAAGCGATCTGA
- a CDS encoding DUF2848 domain-containing protein: MSSRLSFAVPAISRDAVAVHVDVALDTLIVAGWAGRDAAAVEHHIAELATLGVRRPSSTPCFYRLAPALLSQDDAIDVVGQTSSGEAECVLVRQGDTLLVSVGSDHTDREVEAYGVTVSKQVCAKPLARDAWHLADVAAHWDRLELRSWVTRDGERRLYQEGTVAGLLSPQELMAKLGAAGLPSGAAMFCGTLAAIGGVAGGEQFEIELHDPVLGRTIRHRYATQALAIAD, translated from the coding sequence ATGAGTTCTCGCTTGTCCTTTGCGGTGCCCGCCATTTCACGTGACGCCGTCGCTGTCCATGTCGACGTCGCGCTCGACACGTTGATCGTGGCCGGATGGGCCGGACGCGACGCGGCAGCCGTCGAGCATCACATCGCCGAGCTGGCCACGCTGGGCGTGCGCCGCCCGTCGAGCACGCCGTGCTTCTACCGTCTCGCACCCGCCCTGCTCTCTCAGGACGACGCCATCGACGTCGTTGGGCAGACGAGCAGCGGCGAAGCCGAATGCGTGCTCGTGCGTCAGGGCGACACGCTGCTCGTGAGCGTGGGCTCGGATCACACCGACCGCGAAGTGGAGGCTTATGGCGTGACCGTCTCCAAGCAGGTCTGCGCCAAGCCGCTCGCCCGCGACGCGTGGCACCTTGCCGATGTCGCCGCCCATTGGGATCGACTGGAACTGCGCTCCTGGGTGACACGCGATGGAGAGCGGCGCCTGTATCAGGAAGGCACCGTCGCCGGTCTGCTCTCGCCCCAGGAGTTGATGGCGAAGCTCGGTGCGGCGGGCTTGCCGTCGGGCGCGGCAATGTTCTGTGGCACACTCGCTGCCATTGGCGGCGTAGCGGGCGGCGAGCAGTTCGAGATCGAACTGCACGACCCGGTCCTCGGCCGCACGATCCGGCATCGCTACGCCACGCAGGCGCTGGCGATCGCCGACTGA
- the xdhA gene encoding xanthine dehydrogenase small subunit: METQAIRFFYRGKVHEVTGEATTRTVLQYTREALHCTGTKEGCAEGDCGACTVVIGELADDGGVALRAVNACIQFLPTLDGKALFTVEDLRAADGTLHPVQQALVDCHASQCGFCTPGFVMSLWAMYENRPVQAGCPSRREIDDVLSGNLCRCTGYRPIVDAAQKMFDLPRREFDRKALAEQLQALQRGDTLTYEHDAQIFHAPRTLAELGRLRAAYPDARLLAGSTDIGLWVTKQFRELKHLIYLGQVTELREISEGPDGLYIGAGALLNDAFDALVRHYPDLAELRQRFASFPIRNAGTLGGNVANGSPIGDSMPALIVLGTRIVLHREGVVREMPLEDFYLAYQKTALEAGEFVQGIRVPLPAAAQRFRTYKLAKRFDQDISAVCAAFALELDGDTVRCARVAFGGMAATPKRGNAIEAALTGQPWTEATVRAAMAAVPSDYQPLSDMRATSAYRLAGAQNLLYRFFLETRTDAPLAAHEVNAFANV, from the coding sequence ATGGAGACACAAGCCATCCGCTTCTTTTACCGCGGCAAGGTGCATGAGGTCACTGGCGAAGCCACGACCCGCACCGTGCTTCAGTACACGCGCGAAGCCCTGCACTGCACCGGCACCAAGGAAGGATGCGCCGAGGGCGACTGCGGCGCCTGCACGGTCGTGATCGGCGAGCTGGCCGACGATGGCGGCGTGGCGCTGCGTGCGGTCAACGCCTGCATCCAGTTCCTGCCCACGCTCGACGGCAAGGCCCTCTTCACGGTCGAAGACCTGCGCGCCGCCGACGGCACGCTGCATCCGGTGCAGCAGGCGCTGGTGGATTGCCACGCTTCGCAGTGCGGCTTCTGTACGCCGGGCTTTGTGATGTCGCTGTGGGCCATGTACGAAAATCGCCCGGTGCAGGCGGGATGCCCGAGCCGCCGCGAAATCGACGACGTGCTCTCCGGCAACCTGTGCCGCTGCACCGGCTACCGCCCGATCGTCGATGCCGCACAAAAGATGTTCGACCTGCCGCGCCGCGAATTCGATCGCAAGGCGCTGGCCGAACAACTCCAAGCGTTGCAGCGCGGCGACACCCTCACCTATGAACACGACGCTCAGATCTTCCACGCACCGCGCACGCTCGCCGAACTGGGCCGACTGCGCGCGGCTTACCCGGATGCCCGCCTTCTGGCCGGCAGCACGGACATCGGCCTTTGGGTCACGAAGCAATTCCGCGAGTTGAAGCATCTCATCTACCTCGGCCAGGTGACTGAGCTTCGAGAGATCTCGGAAGGTCCGGACGGCCTCTATATCGGTGCGGGCGCCCTGCTCAACGACGCATTCGACGCGCTCGTGAGGCACTACCCGGATCTGGCCGAATTGCGTCAGCGCTTCGCGTCGTTCCCGATCCGCAACGCGGGCACGCTCGGGGGCAATGTCGCGAACGGCTCCCCCATTGGCGATTCGATGCCCGCGCTGATCGTGCTCGGCACCCGCATCGTGCTGCACCGCGAAGGCGTCGTGCGTGAAATGCCGCTCGAAGACTTCTACCTCGCCTATCAGAAGACCGCACTCGAAGCGGGCGAATTCGTGCAGGGGATTCGCGTGCCGCTGCCAGCCGCCGCACAACGCTTTCGGACCTACAAGCTCGCCAAACGCTTCGATCAGGACATCTCCGCCGTGTGTGCCGCGTTCGCGCTCGAGCTCGACGGCGACACCGTGCGCTGCGCCCGTGTCGCTTTCGGCGGCATGGCGGCAACGCCCAAGCGCGGCAACGCCATCGAAGCGGCGCTGACCGGTCAGCCGTGGACGGAGGCCACCGTGCGCGCGGCCATGGCCGCCGTGCCGAGCGACTATCAGCCGCTGTCCGACATGCGGGCGACGAGCGCTTATCGTCTGGCCGGTGCACAGAATCTGCTGTATCGTTTTTTCCTGGAAACGCGCACCGACGCGCCGCTTGCGGCGCACGAAGTCAACGCGTTCGCCAACGTCTAA
- a CDS encoding disulfide bond formation protein B — protein MNAQIDPALRRERLLYLLLTVVCLALLGGALYFQYVLHEDPCPLCILARYALVLIAIFGLVGALSRGWAGIQVARVLAALSAIGGMAASAYLIYVQANPMVSCGYDVVEAFVDNLPTSRLLPQVFRVQGMCQTLYPPILGLTLPMWSLTAFVVIFLSLALHRPRRAISLR, from the coding sequence ATGAACGCTCAAATCGACCCGGCCCTGCGCCGCGAACGTCTGCTGTATCTCCTGCTCACCGTGGTTTGCCTTGCCTTGCTCGGCGGCGCCCTGTACTTCCAGTACGTGCTTCACGAAGACCCGTGTCCGCTATGCATTCTGGCGCGCTACGCGCTCGTGCTGATCGCGATCTTCGGGCTGGTGGGCGCGCTCTCGCGCGGATGGGCGGGCATTCAGGTCGCGCGCGTGCTCGCTGCACTCTCGGCCATTGGCGGCATGGCCGCTTCGGCCTATCTGATCTATGTGCAGGCCAATCCGATGGTGAGTTGCGGTTACGACGTCGTCGAAGCGTTCGTGGACAACCTGCCGACCTCGCGACTGCTGCCGCAGGTCTTCCGGGTGCAGGGCATGTGCCAGACGTTGTATCCGCCGATCCTCGGCCTGACGCTGCCGATGTGGTCGCTCACCGCGTTCGTCGTGATTTTCCTGTCGCTCGCGTTGCATCGCCCCCGCCGCGCCATTTCGTTGCGCTAA
- a CDS encoding amidase gives MSIDAIDLQRPLSELAAALDAGRTTSRALTEQALARIADPAGQGKVVFTHVDAQAAREAADGLDALRRAGTRLSPLMGIPVSVKDLFDVAGQVTRAGSTVLADAAPATRDALAVARLRQAGAVIVGRTNMTEFAFSGLGLNPHYGTPRSPWQREVGHIAGGSSSGAAASVADGMAAVGLGTDTGGSIRIPSAFCGLTGFKPTAARTPRDGALPLSTSLDSVGPIGRSVDCCARVDAILSGHTVDESPAMARDVRGLRFGVLTNVVLDGAEAAALATYERALATLAKAGATLVEFTFAPFNDLPVINRFGFSPIEAYAWHRKLLAERADGYDPRVLVRIRKGEPAGAADYIDLLNARAALIAAANPVWQSFDAVLCPTVPLTPPAIAALEASDETFTATNALVLRNPTAINMIDGCAFSLPCHAPGDAPIGLMASGASGDDARLFPVARAIEHALRSAGLVVH, from the coding sequence ATGAGCATCGACGCCATCGATCTGCAACGCCCCCTGTCCGAACTCGCCGCCGCGCTCGACGCCGGACGCACCACCAGCCGCGCCCTCACCGAGCAGGCGCTCGCGCGCATCGCCGACCCGGCCGGGCAGGGCAAGGTCGTGTTCACGCATGTCGACGCGCAAGCCGCGCGCGAGGCTGCCGACGGACTCGACGCATTGCGCCGTGCAGGCACACGCCTGTCGCCGCTGATGGGCATCCCCGTCTCGGTCAAGGATCTGTTCGACGTGGCAGGGCAGGTCACGCGTGCCGGCTCCACGGTGCTCGCCGACGCAGCCCCCGCCACGCGTGACGCCCTTGCCGTCGCGCGCCTGCGTCAGGCCGGGGCGGTGATCGTCGGGCGTACCAACATGACGGAGTTCGCCTTCTCGGGGCTCGGCCTGAATCCGCACTACGGCACGCCGCGCTCGCCGTGGCAACGTGAGGTCGGACATATCGCCGGCGGGTCGTCGTCGGGCGCTGCGGCGTCCGTGGCCGATGGCATGGCCGCCGTCGGTCTGGGCACCGATACCGGTGGCTCGATCCGCATCCCGTCGGCATTTTGCGGGCTGACAGGTTTCAAGCCGACGGCAGCTCGCACGCCGCGCGACGGCGCACTCCCCCTGTCGACGTCGCTCGACTCCGTCGGGCCCATCGGCCGCTCGGTCGATTGCTGCGCCAGGGTCGATGCCATTCTCTCGGGCCACACGGTGGATGAATCGCCCGCCATGGCGCGCGACGTGCGCGGCCTGCGCTTCGGTGTGTTGACCAACGTGGTGCTCGACGGCGCCGAGGCGGCAGCCCTCGCCACCTACGAACGTGCCCTCGCCACGCTCGCCAAAGCCGGCGCCACGTTAGTCGAGTTCACCTTCGCCCCGTTCAATGACTTGCCCGTCATCAACCGCTTCGGCTTCTCGCCCATCGAGGCCTATGCCTGGCATCGCAAGCTGCTGGCCGAACGCGCAGACGGCTACGATCCGCGCGTGCTCGTGCGCATTCGCAAGGGGGAGCCGGCAGGCGCGGCCGACTACATCGACCTGCTCAATGCACGGGCCGCCCTCATTGCCGCCGCGAACCCCGTCTGGCAAAGCTTCGACGCCGTGCTGTGCCCGACCGTGCCGCTCACGCCTCCGGCCATTGCCGCGCTCGAAGCCAGTGACGAGACCTTCACCGCCACCAACGCGCTGGTCCTGCGCAACCCCACCGCCATCAACATGATCGACGGCTGTGCGTTCTCGCTGCCGTGCCACGCGCCGGGAGACGCCCCAATCGGTCTGATGGCCAGCGGCGCGTCGGGCGACGATGCACGTCTGTTCCCCGTCGCGCGCGCCATCGAACACGCGCTGCGCTCGGCCGGACTTGTCGTCCATTGA
- a CDS encoding LysR substrate-binding domain-containing protein, which translates to MQRPREQIDAYLLRVLHTLLTEQSVSRAALKLGQSQPAISNSLRRLREITGDAILVRGKSGMVATERGRELLGYATDALAAIERITHPSTEFAPQTTTRAFRLGAPDYLDAVFLPNIAEVLRRDAPSARLHVQPINAGFDYAGALENGSLDVVIGNWLEPPPQLHMSRLFDDEVVCMLGAQHPLANKGISLKHYLELPHLAPMPYVAERQSFIDGYLAEQGLRRNIQMTMPYFGLVPYVLMRTDLVFTTGRQFAQHYARYLPIRVVPSPIDFPPMRFYQLWHERTHAAPEVTWLRRRIAEVATELDAATRAATDAPALVRP; encoded by the coding sequence ATGCAAAGACCCCGCGAACAGATCGACGCCTACCTGCTGCGGGTGCTTCATACGCTGCTGACCGAACAAAGTGTCTCGCGCGCCGCGCTCAAGCTGGGCCAGTCGCAACCGGCCATCAGCAACTCGTTGCGCCGCTTGCGCGAGATCACCGGCGACGCCATTCTGGTGCGGGGCAAGAGCGGCATGGTCGCCACCGAACGCGGCCGGGAACTGCTGGGCTACGCCACCGATGCGCTGGCCGCCATCGAGCGTATCACGCATCCCAGCACGGAATTCGCGCCTCAGACCACCACACGGGCGTTCCGGCTGGGCGCGCCCGACTATCTCGACGCCGTCTTCCTGCCGAATATCGCCGAAGTGCTGCGCCGCGACGCACCCTCGGCGCGACTGCATGTCCAGCCAATCAATGCCGGGTTCGATTACGCCGGGGCGCTGGAGAACGGTTCGCTCGACGTGGTGATCGGCAACTGGCTGGAGCCACCGCCGCAATTGCATATGTCGCGTTTGTTCGACGACGAAGTGGTCTGCATGCTCGGCGCGCAGCATCCGCTCGCCAACAAGGGCATCTCGCTAAAACACTACCTCGAGTTGCCGCATCTGGCGCCGATGCCTTACGTGGCCGAGCGCCAGAGCTTCATCGACGGCTATCTGGCCGAGCAGGGCCTGCGTCGCAATATCCAGATGACGATGCCGTACTTCGGACTGGTGCCGTACGTGCTCATGCGCACCGATCTGGTGTTCACGACGGGACGCCAGTTCGCGCAGCATTACGCGCGCTATCTGCCGATTCGCGTGGTGCCGTCGCCGATCGACTTCCCGCCGATGCGTTTCTATCAGCTATGGCATGAGCGCACCCACGCCGCCCCGGAGGTGACGTGGTTGCGGCGGCGCATTGCCGAAGTGGCCACGGAACTCGACGCCGCGACCCGGGCTGCAACGGATGCGCCGGCGCTGGTGAGACCCTGA